From Deinococcus taeanensis, one genomic window encodes:
- a CDS encoding glycoside hydrolase family 16 protein, producing MLQITTLKTIALAAVTSALLAACSTTSSPDAPAAEPAAAADQTVQTQAVTGSWRDDFTTLDTTRWSVSGGSWTPFWARDGLTGLWNTQNVTVKDGYLVMKLDVTAGLLASGAEVATSAQYGYGTYEARVRAASSSADPSVAGTGSSGNISAFFNYVNNSETEIDHEIEGQNPTTDWMGAWQTTARHDYGTGGAGGANLTQAFHTYRWDWSATKIDFYIDGVLKRTTTGVLPSAAAHLMLNLWPTNSTGWGGVASLGTSYMLVDYVSFTPAGAADTTGTTPVVSAPTDDTAAGAVAFTKAAPAQGTLSSADTRDWFSFTSTDAGGLSTVSVATDWNSDLEIYAADGATLLGSSRRSKASTDSVTLTLKPNTTYYARVVWSSRAPAYTLSATGAVR from the coding sequence ATGCTGCAGATCACCACCCTGAAAACCATTGCCCTGGCTGCCGTCACCTCCGCCCTTCTGGCCGCCTGCTCCACCACCTCCAGCCCCGACGCCCCCGCTGCCGAACCTGCCGCCGCCGCCGACCAGACCGTGCAGACCCAGGCCGTGACCGGCAGCTGGCGCGACGACTTCACCACGCTCGACACCACCCGCTGGTCCGTGTCGGGAGGCAGCTGGACGCCCTTCTGGGCCCGCGACGGCCTGACCGGCCTGTGGAACACCCAGAACGTCACCGTCAAAGACGGCTACCTCGTCATGAAACTCGACGTGACGGCCGGTCTCCTCGCCAGCGGCGCCGAGGTCGCCACCAGCGCCCAGTACGGCTACGGGACCTACGAAGCCCGGGTGCGCGCCGCGAGCAGCAGCGCCGACCCGTCCGTCGCCGGGACCGGCAGCAGCGGCAACATCAGCGCCTTTTTCAACTACGTCAACAATTCCGAAACGGAAATCGACCACGAGATCGAAGGTCAGAACCCCACCACCGACTGGATGGGCGCCTGGCAGACCACCGCCCGCCACGACTACGGCACCGGCGGCGCGGGCGGCGCCAACCTCACGCAGGCCTTCCACACGTACCGCTGGGACTGGAGCGCCACCAAAATCGATTTCTACATAGACGGCGTGCTGAAACGCACCACGACCGGCGTCCTTCCCAGCGCGGCCGCGCACCTGATGCTGAACCTGTGGCCCACCAACTCCACCGGGTGGGGCGGCGTGGCCTCCCTCGGTACCTCGTACATGCTCGTGGATTACGTGAGCTTCACCCCTGCTGGCGCGGCCGACACGACCGGCACCACGCCCGTGGTGAGCGCCCCCACCGACGACACCGCTGCGGGCGCCGTGGCGTTCACGAAAGCTGCGCCGGCCCAGGGCACGCTGAGCAGCGCGGACACCCGCGACTGGTTCAGCTTCACCAGCACCGACGCAGGCGGCCTGAGCACCGTGTCGGTCGCCACCGACTGGAACAGCGATCTGGAAATCTACGCTGCGGACGGCGCCACCCTGCTGGGCAGCAGCCGCAGGAGCAAAGCCAGCACCGACAGCGTCACCCTGACACTGAAACCCAATACCACGTACTACGCCCGGGTCGTGTGGTCGAGCCGCGCCCCCGCCTACACCCTGAGTGCCACCGGCGCCGTGCGCTGA